GGCAACTCACGAATAATTTCGGTTGGTATGTTTCTTCATCCTGTATGTATAGGTGATATCAACATGATGAACAGCAGTAGGTAGCAAACataagaagagaagaaaggaaaagaaagaggaagaaaagtACTTACTCGTTGGATAAGGATCTATAATCATGGTGGTGTGTACCCGAACGGTCAGCTCCACTGTCCCGTGCATAGTGCAAATGCGAATCATTGCGTGATTGTATGTCCATCATTCAGAAATACATGCGCGACTGACCTTTCCAATTCGGACTAAGcattcgtcatcatctcatcagctatctgATCGCATCGAATGTATGCAAGTTTATGATCTTGCGGACATGGAGTGTGCAGATAATTTGGCTGAATCAgaaaactcacctgatcgACAACATTCTCTTAATCCAGCTTCCATAGCCTATGATGTGCCACATCTCACTGTCAACCTATACATCCTTTTATCCCTTCATGAATGGACACTTTGCTTACCTCTCCCGCTGTTATCGGTAAGCCCATGATCAGTCACACTGCCTGAGATGTTTCGCACAAAGGAGGGAAAGCAGGGTGTTGTCGagtcccactcacctcgcaTGATTGATACTCCACAAATCCTACCTTGGAACGCTACTCCGTCATATACCTTTCCAGTAGGCGTGGTGACTTTCTTATCTATCACTGGCAGGTGATTGAGGCCTAAGTATATATGAAATATCAACATCAGATATCTCATCAAAGATAAGACAGTTTCTTCGCATTCGCTTTCTCGACAGCTCAATGGGCTGAAGTCGACTTACCTTCTTCTACCAAAAGCCTGATGATTCTGTCTGAAGTACTACAATCCGCACGCACTTAGCTTATGAGGGGTATCCCGCCTTCAGCGACGCAGTTACTCACAAGACGAAATCACCTCTGCAATCAGATGTCAGCAGCCATGTCTACATCAATTGTATGAAGAGAGTATGAACCTACCGTTGTGTCTTCTCATCCCTGATGATGGTCAATAAGCTCTGTAACTGCCTGGTAGGAGCTAGCACCAAAGCATTCTCTGGTAATTCCACTTTGTGGACGTTACTGCCCGAGGCGGGGAGACAGGTGGTCGTGGGATTAGGGGAGGACATAGCGTGAAGTGGATTGGATCTGGCTGTTGGAGCGTTCTAATGGGAATTCCCAGATGAGACAGGTGTCCTTGTGAGGGTATGACCTGAAAGTAAGACCAGTAAGAAGAGTATTCAACTACCTTGCTATCTCTCTACCattcatcttgttcatctgCTATCTCACTATCACCGGTTATCCACAACAcagaaagaaagaaaccAAACTCGTATCACGTGACTTTGACACATGGTTTTACCATTGCCAGTCCGACGATCTCGGCTTAAGCTTGTAGGGTCCAAGCGTGGTAGAGTAGAGTCAGTGATTTGAGTTTAGCGCTGTTCGGAGGTGACCGATGAAAATCTCGGCATAAATGTACCAATTCGTGCTTTTTTCATCTGATCTAGTCCGCCGTCCCATCGTTCGATCGAATCGAAAATtcatgagatgagatggggcAGAGTGGGGAAGAGATGTCATGAGATCACGCGTTTGTTTGCAATGGATCATTCATCTTTATACCACCGTCTCTATCTTTGATATTGGATAGAGTTGATCGGACATTTGTAGATTGTGTGTGTATACCTTGTACAGTAGGAAGAGAAGTCTCGAATAACATACTCGTACGGTACGAGAAGGAGTTTGGAATTAGCGATTTAGCCGAAGACACGGAATCGAGAAAAGAAGCATCAAGTCACTCGACTTTTGACAAAGTGGACATCTCAAAAGACTCGACCAGCTTGAGTCGAATATATCAGAGTCTCAGTGTCAACCCGTATACGTCAGCTATAACAACATGACTTCAAAAAACGGGGAATCAAGTAGACCTCCCCACCCCGTCGACCCAATATCGAATGTACCCATCCAAGATGAATTGGCAGTACCGACAACGTCGGATAGGTTGAAATCGCCCAATCCGCCGTTCGTAGAGGATGAtaaaagaaggaaaggaagcGATGCGACTGTTAGATCTGGGTCAGGCGataggaagaaggtgaaggggaaggggttgACGGAGGGCGATGAAGGTGTGTTCACATTCAGCCGTTCGCTATATCCCCAATCTTCTGTCTTTATCGGCCTGAAGGAAGCCTTgcaggtggagatgatgctgatatagAAATATAGATGTTCCTGATTTACCGAAGAACAATTTGAAGTTGGTTATGCCAGCGTGAGTTGTCGATATGGGTTAGTTATATGGAGGATAGCATTTGACTTGACACATAGCATCGGATTGGTACTGTTCCTATCAGCTTTGGATCAGACGGTGAGCCTACATTGACTGTCAGCTTCCGCGGATCAGCAATAATGACTGATCAAGGGCGCACATTCATTCAACAGATCGTAGCTACAGCCTTACCAACGATAGCGGAAGATCTGCATGCCTCACCGTCGGAGTACTCATGGGTAGGAACGGTACGTATCCCTTCTCAGCTTTATGACCAATTCACCAACATGACAGCTGATACCCCCTTCTAGTCTTACCTGTTAGCCTCAACATTGCAAACTCCCATCAATGGCAGAGTATCAGATATAATAGGTCGTAAACCAATGTTATACGCTgctatcatcatcttcacgATTTTCTCGGCGCTCTGTGGGGCTGCGAAGAGCTCGAGCTGGTAAGTCGCTGGCTAGGGTATCACGCAAAGCAGGGATTATGCTGATTCTGGATCTGGTGGGACAGGTTGATCATAGCTAGAGCGTTCCAGGGCATTGGAGGAGGTTCAATCATCGGTTTGACGTGAGTATCTCGTCATTCGTTATATCTACCTTGTCAAAAGGCCAGGGCTGATACCAAATAAATAATGATTCCCAGCTCGATCGTAGTGTGTAGGTTTGTCATCCCTAGGTCGTATTGGAAAGACCTCACCTGATCCTCGTTCATATGATAGCCGATATCGTCCCACTGCATCAAAGAGGCACATACCAGGGTTTCATGGGTTCGGCTTGGGGTATAGCAGCTGTTCTTGGACCTATATTGGGAGGTGTTTTGACGGAGAAGGCgtcttggtgagtggtttaGGATTTACTAATTGACCTAGTGTGTCCGCTAATGTCAAGTGTCAATCCCGAGCAGGCGATGGTGTTTCTGTATGTATTCTCTCTCTACGAGCTACTTGCCTGATTGACCCTAACAATTGGTCTTGTTTTTCAGATATCAATCTTCCAACGTGCGGTATCGCTTTCGTCCTACTTGTGTTCACACTGAAACTCAACCCATCTCGGAAATTGACTTTTAGAGAGTTGAGCCGGACATTCGATTTTGTGGGATTGTAAGTACACCCTAGACCATGTCCTTCTTGCTAGTGCTGATAGTCCCGCTTCCTTGACCCCTAGAGCTCTATTGATGATCGCCTCTGGTCTGCTCATCGTCGGTTTCTCACGAGCAGCAGATTTCGGATTTGGTCAGCCCGCTTCGTATGGTATTATCATCGCTGGAGCAGTCATGTTTTTGGCTGCTGTGGTAAATTTCTTGACCACCAAAAGAAATGCTATTATCCCTGCTGTAGGTGTTTCATCTTACATATTGCCTTTCGACTGATACAGTACATGGGTTAAGCTATCTACTGATATATCGTGAATCTTGCAGAGAATGTTCAAGAACCGTACTACtgctttcttccttctcgcttCGACTTTACATGCTGCTGCGTTCTTGTCGTTCAATTATCTTTTACCTGAGCTTCTGCAAGGTGTAAGTGGAGTACCCTTCTCTGTTGCAAAAAAGGGATTTTACTGAATGGATGCATTGTGATAGCTTCGAGGCGACTCTCCGATCCAATCGGGTGTTCATCTTTTACCATTCGCATGCTGCGTAGCATGGATGACAGTAGTCGGTAAGTTGTGCGTCCCATAAATATCAAGGCAGAAGCTAATTGGACGTTTTGATCACGAAGCCGGTTTGATCAACTCTCGTTTGAGGATCATCAGACCAGTAGCATGGTTCGGATATGGCCTAGCGACCTTATCTTGGGGACTGTATTACGGACTCTTCACCTCGAATGTAAAATTAGCGACGCTGGAAGGGATCCTACTTCTTGGTGGGATAGGTACAGGTTTATGTCTTCAGGTTCCAATGTTGATCATACAAGCTGCTATGCCGTTGAAGGAGATGGCTGCCTCTACAGCTTCGTGGTCTCTAACGAGGAACGCAGGAGGTAGTATAGGTGGGTACTTACCCATAAACCTCACAATTCAAGATGTCCCGAGCTAAAAATGAAATGGGAACGGGTGTGTAGGTCTAGCAGTATTCACCGCCATTCTCAATACAAACCTTCGATCTAAGTTCGCCGTCATTCCTGGATATGGTACCGAATTTACCGTACCGGAATCTGCATCGGGGTATAAATCATTACATGAATTGCCAGAGGGAGAAATGAAAGATATGGTATTAAAGGCTTTCGCAGATAGTTTTAGGGTGTGTTGGATCGTCGGTGCGGCGTTCTTCGCTGCTGCTCTACTTGTACGTCCTATCTCTCGACGTGTTAGGTGGTCTGTACTAATGAGAGACGATTTTTAGATCACTTTACCGACGAGATCGTATAGTCTCAATAGGGCTAGAGGCCAGGCTGCCTTGGAAAATGCGCCGGCGGATGTCGAGGCTCAACCTTCGACtgagatgtatgatgagaaGGCTCAAGGAGATCGGGAGGTGATGGATCCCGTTGACGGTGAGAATGTGAACATGGGATCCTCAGCTTCGAGCGATAGGACCGTGACGGACGGTGGGGACGTAGAGAGCgagcagaggaagaaagataaaATAACGGAATTGGTATAACAGGGTATCcatgagagagagggtggaAAGTCTTTTTTACATATCTGCTTGCAAGCCAAACGAGGGTGTACAGTACACTGCAGTAGTATGTCGCGATTGTCGTTCGGAAACATACATGTAGGATTAGACATGTAGAAATGAATACTATATCACCCAGTGCAAAGACTCCCCTATGGTGTGAAGCTGATGCATCATTTTCGATGATATACATCATGCATAATCCGTCTCATCAGTTGATGTGAAGCGGGTGAGGATCTACGGGGTCGATAAAGTCCCCATACGGACCCTCGTTCGGTTGACTCGTAACCCACATGCATCTGTTTTCGTGTTGTGAAAAATTTCCTTAACCAGTCCCTCCCCTCAGCCCGTCTTTGTCCGATAGCATATAATCTACTCTACAGTCAGTCGCTACTGCCGGTTATTTTTTGAGAGATGGACCCTGAATCCATACTACACTAACACTGCTAACCGCACCACTATCACTCAATCCTA
The sequence above is a segment of the Kwoniella bestiolae CBS 10118 chromosome 8, complete sequence genome. Coding sequences within it:
- a CDS encoding uracil phosphoribosyltransferase, which produces MSSPNPTTTCLPASGSNVHKVELPENALVLAPTRQLQSLLTIIRDEKTQRGDFVFTSDRIIRLLVEEGLNHLPVIDKKVTTPTGKVYDGVAFQGRICGVSIMRAGEAMEAGLRECCRSVRIGKDEETYQPKLFYAKLPDDIANRFVLLLDPMLATGGSCIKAIEVLLEHGVAEEKILFLNLIASPEGIQKVCTRFPKLRIITAWVDEGLDSNSYIVPGLGDFGDR